From the Actinomadura luzonensis genome, the window GTGACCGCCTACGTGTACGACACCGGCCGCGCCGAGGTCAGCGACGCGGCGGCGCGCGCGTACTTCGAGATGCTGGAGGTCAACTGCCTGGACCCGACCGCGTTCCCCAGCATCGTGGAGATGGAGCGGCAGGTCGTGGGCGCGGTCGCGGACGAGCTGGGCGGCGGCCACGGCATCTTCACCAGCGGCGGCACCGAGTCGATCATGCTGGCGGTGAAGGCGGCGCGCGACGCGGCCGGGCGGGCGCGGCCCAACCTGGTGGTGCCGGTCACCGCGCACCCCGCCTTCCACAAGGCCGCGCACTACCTCGGCGTGGAGGTCGTCGCCATTCCGGTGGACCTGGAGACGTACCGGGTGCGGGCGGCCGACGTGGCCGCGGCGATCACCGGGGACACGGTCCTGGTGGTCGTCTCCGCGCCGTCGTACCCGCAGGGCGTGCTCGACCCGGTCGAGGAGGTCGCCGCCGTCGCGGCGGCGGCCGGCGTGCCCTGCCACGTGGACGCCTGCGTCGGCGGCTGGCTGCTGCCGTGGCTGCGCGCGGCCGGGGCCGAGATCCCGCCGTTCGACCTGTCGGTGCCCGGCGTGACGTCGATCTCCTGCGACCTGCACAAGTTCGGGTACGCGCCGAAGGGGGCCTCGGTGGTGCTGTTCGCCGATCCCGCGATGCGGCGCAGGGCGTACTTCGCCTCGGCGGCCTGGCCCGGGTACACGATCATCAACGCGACCGTGCAGAGCTCGCGCTCGGCCGGGCCGCTCGGCGGCGCGTGGGCCACGCTCCAGGCGCTCGGCCGGGAGGGGTACGCCGAGCTGGGCCGGGCCACGCTGGAGGCGGCGACCAGGCTGCGCGAGGGCATCGCGGCCATCCCGGGGCTGCGGGTGCTGGGCGCGCCCGAGTCGTCGCTGGTGGCCTTCGCGGGCGCCGACCTCGACGTGTTCGTGCTGGCCGACGAGGCCCGCGCGCGGGGCTGGTTCCTGCAGCCGCAGCTCTCCTACGCCGGCATCCCGGCCAACCTGCACATCACCGTCACCGGCGTGACGCTGGCCGGGGTGGAGGCCATGCTCAAGGTCATCGCCGACGCGGCCGCCGCCGCCCGGGAGCGCGGCCCGGTCGTCCTGCCCGAGGGGCTGGTCGAGCTGGTGGCCGGCCTCGACCTGGACGCCCTCGACGACGCCGCCTTCGCCGAGCTGGCCGCCTCGGTGGGGGCGGACCTGCGGCCGGGCGCGGGCCAGCCCGAGATGGCGGTGGTCAACACGGTGCTGGACGCCCTGCCGGCGAGCAGCCGCGAGGCCGTGCTGGTGCGCTTCCTCTCGGTGCTCTACGGCACCGGCTGAGCCCGGCGCCGCTCCTGCTCCAGCCGCCGGTACAGCTCCGTCAGCGTCTTGCCGCAGCGCACGTTGGACTGCCCGCTGCCCGGCGGCACGGGCACGACGCGGACCGCGATGTAGCCGCCGCCCGCGCCCTCCAGGATCTCCCATCCGGCGATCCGCCTGATCCCCGTCACGACGTCCTCGCCGTAGGCACGAAATCACCTTTCCTTTCGCCGGTCCGGACAACGGAGGGAGGTGAATGTCCGGAAGCCCGGCGCGGTTTTCGACGGCCACTTACCAGGGTGCCGTGTCCGGGTTACGTTGTAACCAGCGCGGCACTGTCCGTGTCCAGACAGACGACGGGACCTGGCATGTCGGTGGACGAGCGGCTGGAAACGTACGGCGAGGTGTTGAGAAGGGCCCGGGTGGCGGCCGGGCTGTCGCAGGCGGCGCTGGGCGCGGTGCTGTCCTGCAGCGAGAGCCTGGTGGGGCTGATCGAGCGCGGCAAACGCCGGCCGACGAGGGGTTTCACGCTCGCCGCCGAGGCCGCGCTGGAGCTGAACGGCGACCTGCTCAGCCGGCTGCCCAACACGACCGCGATGACGGTGCCGAAGTGGTTCAGGGAGTGGCCGCGCGTGGAGGAGAACGCGCACACCATCCGCACATGGGAGCCGCTCGTTGTCCCGGGGCTGCTCCAGACGCCCCGCTACGCGCGCGCCCTGCTGTCCGCCGAACCGGGGGCCACCGAACAATGGGTGGCGGAGGCCGTCGAGACCCGGATGCGGCGGCAGGCGGTGTTCGAGCGGGCCCATCCGCCGATGTTCTGGGCCCTCATGGACGAGTGCGTGCTGCGGCGCCCGGTGGGCGGCCGGGAGGTGATGCGCGAACAACTGGGACACCTGCAGGAAATGGCCCAGCGGCCGAATATCTCTTTACAGATCGTGCCGCTGG encodes:
- a CDS encoding helix-turn-helix domain-containing protein gives rise to the protein MSVDERLETYGEVLRRARVAAGLSQAALGAVLSCSESLVGLIERGKRRPTRGFTLAAEAALELNGDLLSRLPNTTAMTVPKWFREWPRVEENAHTIRTWEPLVVPGLLQTPRYARALLSAEPGATEQWVAEAVETRMRRQAVFERAHPPMFWALMDECVLRRPVGGREVMREQLGHLQEMAQRPNISLQIVPLEVGATAGLLGGFALARGEGMPEHISLEDAAQGSVTAHEETVRRVNLRYDAIHTWAHPIHVSQRLVREVAAKYDE
- a CDS encoding pyridoxal phosphate-dependent decarboxylase family protein, translating into MNLPPTGRATGDLLAELARLKRHDLPVRGGQVTAYVYDTGRAEVSDAAARAYFEMLEVNCLDPTAFPSIVEMERQVVGAVADELGGGHGIFTSGGTESIMLAVKAARDAAGRARPNLVVPVTAHPAFHKAAHYLGVEVVAIPVDLETYRVRAADVAAAITGDTVLVVVSAPSYPQGVLDPVEEVAAVAAAAGVPCHVDACVGGWLLPWLRAAGAEIPPFDLSVPGVTSISCDLHKFGYAPKGASVVLFADPAMRRRAYFASAAWPGYTIINATVQSSRSAGPLGGAWATLQALGREGYAELGRATLEAATRLREGIAAIPGLRVLGAPESSLVAFAGADLDVFVLADEARARGWFLQPQLSYAGIPANLHITVTGVTLAGVEAMLKVIADAAAAARERGPVVLPEGLVELVAGLDLDALDDAAFAELAASVGADLRPGAGQPEMAVVNTVLDALPASSREAVLVRFLSVLYGTG